The segment GGATCTCCGGCTTGGCCGTGCCGTGGAAGTCGCTGCCCGCCGTCACCATCAGGCCGAACTCCGCCGCATAGCCCAGGTAGGTCTCCGTGAGCTCCGGCGTGTGGAGCGAGTAGAAGGCCTCGATCCCCTGCAGCCCCTTCCCGGCGAGCCAGGCCACCAGGTCGCGGAGCTCGTCGCCCTCCAGCTTCGTCTGGTAGGGGTGGGCCATCACCGCAATGCCGCCGGCGTCGCGGATCAGCCGGATCGAGCGCTCCGGGTCGAGACGCCTCTTGTTCATGTAGAGCGGCGCGCCCTTCTTGAGATAGCGGTCGAAGGCCTCCTGGAAGCTCTCCACATAGCCCTTCTCGTACATGAGCCGGGCGAAGTGCGGCCGGCCCACGATCTCGTTGCCCGCCACCGCCCTGAGATCCTCCATGGTGATGGCAAAGCCCAGCTTTTGCATGTTGGCGATCATCTGCTCGTTGCGGTGGGCCCGGAAGGACTGCAGCTCTTCCAGGGCGTTCCGCAGCGCCGCGTTGCCCGTGTCGATCCCGTAGCCGAGGATATGCAGCGTCCCCGGAGACTCGGCGCTGATCTCCACCCCCGGCACCAGCACCACATCGGCGGGGACATCCGCCGGGGAGATATCGTCGTAGGCCTCCACGGTGTCGTGGTCGGTGATGGAAAGGACCTCGAAGCCCCTTGCCCCCGCCTGTTGCAGCAGGTAAGCTGGTGTTTCGGAGCCGTCGGAGGCCGTGGAATGGGTGTGCAGATCCAGTAACATAGGCATCAGTCCAGATATCCAAGATTGCGGAGA is part of the Synergistales bacterium genome and harbors:
- a CDS encoding PHP domain-containing protein: MPMLLDLHTHSTASDGSETPAYLLQQAGARGFEVLSITDHDTVEAYDDISPADVPADVVLVPGVEISAESPGTLHILGYGIDTGNAALRNALEELQSFRAHRNEQMIANMQKLGFAITMEDLRAVAGNEIVGRPHFARLMYEKGYVESFQEAFDRYLKKGAPLYMNKRRLDPERSIRLIRDAGGIAVMAHPYQTKLEGDELRDLVAWLAGKGLQGIEAFYSLHTPELTETYLGYAAEFGLMVTAGSDFHGTAKPEIRLGMEVPFARLHPFLREVRTLAGLRAAAGTL